The DNA sequence AATTCTAACAATTGCGGATTTAGATCATCTCTAGCGCAGGGATGTCGGAAGATAAACCTGTGAGATTTTtgtctctcttgttttttttttctctctcctgtttAATGTCACTCTCTCTCCACACTAGTCTATTTCTACCCCTAGTCCCCTACATTGTAGAggatcccccccccctctcccttccACACGATACATTGGATTTCCATGCCTTGGTACTACAAATCTTTGGCTTTGTTACAatttggctctaataccacttgttagGACTTGGATAAAACTCATACTTAAAAAAACTAGTTATTAAAGTGAGGACGCCCAAGTATCTATAAGTCTCCACATTAGACTACTTAATTGTTACTTCCACCTTCTGCGTGGAATCCCAACACTCTACAAGTTACAAAATAGACTTGCTAGCATAAGGTGTATATTATATCAGATTATGACTCATTGGGTGGGACATGTgaacctttcttctttctttggggggggggggggggaggaagttTGTGGGTTAGAACCGATTTAATCAATTTTGATTCGGTTCGATTCTTATCGTCTCAGCTGAATTGAAAGAGATTAATTCCTTATCCAATTTTGTGTTTTTAAACCATACATTTAAAAGGTCTTGTTGTAAGCTGTTGGTGGTGGGAAGGAATACCTAACCTACCACCCTAAATTAAAGTTGCAATTCTTAAGATATGATTCCTAATATTCTGATTCCCCATAAAGAAGTGCTTCCCACACACCTCTTTAACCAACAACCTTACACCCAAAAAGTTGTGGGACCTACTCACAATATGTCAAATGGAGGACCTAATTCTTTGATACATTTCACCTCATGGTTGACAAATATCATTGAGCATTTGGGTTTGTATGGCTATCATTCCCTCTATGGAAAGCCTCCAAATCAACACTCTTTAGACGACTCATAGATCCCTCAATTTCCATTGGTCCACGTTTTAGATGAAGGGTTTTAGTTTAGAAATTAAAAGTGGTAAGAGGTGTCTCCAGCGCATATTCGATGTCTAGGAGTATTGGATACACATTCTAGTATCTGGGCACGTGGCATCAGGGCACGTATCTTAAAAGGTTTCCAACCATCGAATGTGTGCTGAGTTCTCTCCCACGTGGGACAAGATCTGATTCCATTCTACAATACCTACATTAGacaataaaagagaagaataaatGGAAGATCCATACTACAAGCTTCCTTCCTCTATCAAAACTGACTATATTAACCTTATGTTGTTTTAAATCTTTCTAATTTTGTGTTTTGAGagttacaaaaacaaaaaaatagtgCTTAATTTGGGGGTTGGATGATGATGGACGAAACCCTTATTTGACCCATTAATCCATCATCATTAATGTCTAATGCACCACAATCAGCACCATGGTTATGACTCATGAGTCATATGCATGAATGCACCTTTGATAAATCACTTTTGTCATTATCTCATATATTATTTCTTTATGAATTTggggaatctctctctctctctcaaaccttAGGAAGTTGGAATCTTCAGACTCAGGAGTCAGGTCTCAGGGTGTGGGATGCAGACCCAAAAACTGGTCCAATAACCATGGCCCACCTTGCCATTATTAATCCTCAATCAAGTCTTTCTTGCCTATGGTGCTCTAGAGATTAACAACTGACAAGCCAACTTAGTACTCCCTCATTGCAGGCTATTAATAGATTGGTCACTGGTTTGATCCTTAAGCACTTGACTTGAGCCTCATGCTGCACGGCCAGGGACCCTAGACGGTCTCCTACACACCAATCAGAAGTAACCTAGTGCCTTGTTTTCCTCACCTTTGGTGTTTAACAACTAACATAACCATATTCATGTCTAGCTACTAGTGTGCTGTAGAGATATAGTCTTAGCCTATCACAACAATTAGATGTAAAaccatgaaaattttcaaatcagcTAAGGATGTGTCATTGAATACTCATACATGATGCAGTTTCCTTTACATGGAACAACgcgtttaaaaaaaatcaattaagaaATCTAAGATCAACATCGCAACCAAACTCCCATACCAAGGAGGTAGAAAGCCTCCGTTCATTGAAGCACTTAATGCTTTCATTTTTTACATGGCgaaggggagaaagaaaaaagactGAAAGATCAGCTCAACCTTGGACTGAGAGGAATAGAAGATGGGTAAGGGCTGGCACGCGGCGATCTCGGTGGCTCCGATAACAATTTCCCTCTATGATCATAGTAAATAACACCGGAGAATTCAGGTGGCTGACATTTCTCACCCATCAAGATTGTTTTCTGCCACAACCCTccatctccaaactcatgaccatcctcttcttccccttttcttgACTTCAGCTTTATAGGGACAGCCTTGTTGCAGATCTTGTTCAGCAACCTCCTTGGGGAATTTAATGGAGATTGAGTATGAGATGGATGATGATGCCTCAACATCTCTTCCctccctcctccttctcctcctgaATTCCTTGAGAGAAGACGCTTGGCTGGCTTGGTGCAAAGTCTTAAAATAGCTAGTAGAGAGGCAAGAACCCTGTTCTTTGGTTCTTGATGGAAGCCCATCTCTGAGTTTCTTGAACCCAAAAGTATTACAGAAATTTAATGGCAATTCAATTTTTATAAAAGAACTAACTCCCTTGTCTATATATAAGGGAGGGTTGGCATTGTTAACCGGTTGTAACCGGTAATATTCTCTTGAGATGACTTAGACCTTTGAGTCTTTCTAGTGGTTATATTCAATTCAAATAGAGGAATAAGAGAATatcaaaagaaacaaatatcaCAGGACAATATATCTAACCCTTGGAATTAAATTGGAAAAAGGATATAAATAGATTATTTTTCTCCATCCTATAagacaaaaataaatttctacAATATCATATTCATGCTTTTCTTGATTCCACAATAGCATTAGACAAGTGGATATTAAGTCAATTTCATCAAGGCTTTGTTTGTTTctttgtaaaatatattttttgtccTCTTGTTTCACCTTAATAAAAATTTAGATCTAGATAAAATTCATGTATAAATATGAGAGAGTTTTCTGTCTATGAATATGATCCTTCTGTCAGCACAAGGGCTAATAAGAAGACATATAAAAGCATTAATGGGGCAAAATTTCAGTCACTAGGGGTGGGATAGTCATTTCACTCAATCATGTTTTTGGATGCTAAGTAATCATCTTTCCCAAGTAAAATAATTAGATAAAAAAACATATCAACTTtgacaaaaaggaaaacaatccgacaaaaaaaaataaaaaaaattagggatacAAAATGCTGCAAACCCTCTTTCATGCGTCTACTACGCTTGTATTTCTCTTGCATTgaagataggggtgtcaatgggtcagTTTGGCTCTGTTTTGGTCTGGGTTGAATCGATTTCGATGTGCAAATGTTGATGTGGTTCAATTTGTTAGTGGGGTTACAGTCTCCCAAATTGAAATTGGGCCACTGAGGCTTCGGGGTTGGTAAACAGCCGTTTAGTGGGTAGGCTACAAGATCTAAGTATTAATTGTCACGTGACAATATTTTTTACTCAATTTTTAACGTAAAAAGTTTAAATGGATTTTCACACGTGGCAAAAATAAAACCCTCCAACTGGCTTGTATGGGAAAGAATCTCCAAGCAAGCCAATTAATGATTATTGGATGCCTTCGTCTGCCTGAATCCAGTCGGTGTCAAGTGGTCGTGCATGAAATTGACATGATTGTagagagagaggtagagagagggagagagttttTTGTCTGAGTATAAAATTGTCCAAATTGACGTATAAATTGATACAAATCATAATAGAACTCAATCCTATAAATTGACTTATATGGtaaagaaattcaaaattatatCAATTCACGTAAAATTCATTTTGGAATTGATGTAAGATCAGCCCTCATAGGACTAATGTCACTAATCTATATTCAATGGATAGTACTACACTATTATAGTGACTTTCATTATACTCGTAAAATTCATTTAGGCTATGTTTAAaagctaagaaaaaaaaagaaaaaaaaaatacaaaagacataataagataaaggaaaaaagaacgcCTGATGTCACAGGTACACGCCTAGACACATGGCTGCGGAAAGACCATGCTACCCCCATGTTGAAAATGCTCGCATCCCTCCCATTAGCCACAAATATTGTTGTGTATCTATTCTAGAGGTAGCATTCCCTTGCTCTAAGACAAAAattataatgattttttatgtgcCCTTCTCcttaaattcaaaaattttttttttcttttcttggctttcAACATAGCCTTAGCTAAGACCGTATTCACCCGCTCCCAATTTCCACTCTACAAGCACTTCTGACCTTTATTCATACCACATGACATATGCAACTATTAGGCTATGtcacatggagtaatgattacaaaagtttcttaaGTTTTTTCTTGTACGTTAGATAGAACACCGTAAAAGAAGGACAAGGTATAGGGATTGCAACACGACAACCCAACTATCTTATTCATAGTATAATAGAGATACAATGATGTAATAAGTAAAACAATGGAATTGAATTATGAacatatttacaaaattaccctttTATCAGAACCCATTCCGATAGATCCAATTGAGTTGGAATTAACCAGAACCAGCTGGTTGAGTTGGTCCGATTGATTTTGGATTGTTGATAAAGCAGTACTGAGGTTAATCAACAATCAACCTAATCTCACCTTGGAGATTAATAAAGTCAAAGCCTGAAGAAGCATTCCTCATGGTGGTTCGATGGGTATGAACCTGGTGGTGGTTCGGGTCAATAATTGCTACCAATACTGATACACTGAAAAATACACATACattaaacatatatatatatatatatatatatatttggtaaaATACATTAAACATACATCACAATCACCAAATACAAGTTTCTTAATAATAatagaagataaaaaaagaCATGGATCACGAGTGAATAAGTTACTTAAGCATGAGGTCCGACATATTTTcactttttagataccttgggaaaaggttgggaaTGTCGTTAGGATGCTCAATATGTGTCatcctctcttctcctcttttagAAAAGATCTCTTTGTCCTATGTGTTTAGTCTTGTGATTAGTGTATATCGTTAGTTCATTGAAAGTTAACAACATGCACAACCTTCTCCTCATAAGTAAAAGGTTATAAGTTTTGAAGATAACCCCCATCCACTGTGGAATCTATGAATTGTATATTATATGTTTTATACATCAACGATGGATGCATAGAGTGCTAACATGGTGGTGACTACGTATTGCAGTAGAACGTTGTCTTAAGTCCTAGGGTATGAACTTGGTGGTGGTTCGGGTCAATAATTGCTGCCAATACTGATACATTGAAAAATACACATACATTaaacatacattttttttttttggtaaaatacatTAAACATACATCACAATCACGAAATACAAGTTTCTTAATAATAATAGAGGATAAAAAAAGACATGGATCACGAGTGAATAAGTTTATTAAACATGAGGTCCGACATATTTTCACTTTTTAGATACCTCAGGAAAATGTTGGAAATGTCATTAGGATGCTCAACATGTGTCatcctctcttctcctcttttagAAAAAATCTCTTTGCCTTATGTGTCTAGTCCTGTGATTGGTGTATATCGTTAGTTCATTGAAAACTAACAACATGCACAACCTTCTCCTCATAAGTAAAAGATAATAAGTTTTGAAGACAACCCCCATCCATTGTGGAATCTATGAATTGTATATTATATGTCTTTTACATCCACGATGGATGCATAAAGTGCTAACATGGTGGTGGTTGCATATTGCAATAGAACATTGCCCTGAGTCCTAGGGTATGAACCTGGTGGTGGTTCGGGTCAATAATTGCTACCAATACTGATACACTAAAAAATACACATACATTAAACatacgacttttttttttttgtgtaaaataCATTAAACATACATCACAATCACCAAATACAAGtttcttaataataataatacatgaTAAAAAAAGACGTGGATCACAAGTGAACAAGTTACTTAAGTAAGAGGTCCGACATATTTTCACCTTTTAGATACCTCGAGAAAAGGTTGGGAATGATGTTAAGATGCTCAACATGTGTCatcctctcttctcctcttttagAAAAGATCTCTTTGTCCTATATATATAGTCATGTGATTGGTGTATATCGTTAGTTCATTGAAAGCTAACAACATGCACAACCTTCTCCTCATAAGTAAAAGGCAATAAGTTTTGACTACAGCCCCCATCCATTATGGAATCTATGAATTATATATTATATGTTTCATACATCTACGATGGATGCGTAGAGTGCTAACATGGAAGTTGCTACCTATTGCAATAGAACATTGCCCTAAGTCATAGGGAACAGTTGCAAGTTCGACTCTCCCCATCAGATGTGACATCGAATGTGACATCCCATAATTCACCCCCcatctcctccctcctccctcctccctcctccctcctcttgAAGCTAGGAAGCCACCCTGGTTGTCCTCTTGGGTGGAAACAATTTGGCTGCTACCCACGTTGCATCAAGTAGCTGTAACCACTGCTAgcaaccaaagaaatggaatagtTCACTTCCCTTAGGTTTTACAAATACCCTcttaggttttagtattttctaaaataccTTTTAAGATTCCATTCTTTGGTCGCTACAGGGGTTGCAACCGGGCAGCAGCTAAATTCTATTTTTCCACTGCCATCCTAGTGGCTGATGGGCCCTTGACAAAaatatcgaaaaaaaaaaaaaaatgtatgccGACTTAACCTCCTACCaattttagtattggtagtaggTGATCTATCAACTTCCATTGACTCCTTTCTTGTTCCTGCCGAAATTTGGAATAAGAAACATAGCACATTCCTTGTAGTTTCTAACTAAAATAATATGTTTAGGACCTCCCCTGATTTTAGAAATAGAATTAACTTTTAAAGTAAACCAAATATTCGTTCAACAATGCAAAGTCTTgcaagagaaaacaaaaattggGAAATTGGGGAGATATCTATGACTTGATGCAAAAATCCGATATATTTTCACCTTTTAGATACTTCGGGAAAAGGCTGGGATATCGTTTGGGTATTCAACATGTTTTATCCTTTCTCCTTCATTTTAGAAAAGACATCCTCATCTTACTGTTTCTAATCCAATGATTGGTGTATATCGTTGACTTTTCTCCtcataaataaaagataataagtTTTGAAGTTACTCCCCTCCATTTTGGAATCTATGAATTGTATAGTGTTTCATACATCAACGATGGATGCATAGAGTGCTAGCATGCTGGTGGCTGCCTGTCGCAACAGAACACTAGCCTAAGTCCTAGGGAGAAGTTGCATATTCACATTCACTCTCCCCCATCAAATGTGACATCCTATAATTCACCCACCTTCCTCTTGGCCGCTCTCTCCTCTTGAAACTGGGAAGCCACCCTCTTGGAAGGAAAAAATTTAGCTGCTACCTAGGTTGTAGCTAAGTAGCTGCAACCTCTACTTGCAGCCAAAGAAATCGAATAATACACTTCCAcaagggttcacaaatacccttttgtgtttttgtattttccaaaatactctttaagattctatttctttggctgccataGCTTAGCTGCAATCCAGGCGGCATCTAAATTTCGTTCTTCCACTAGTATGCATACATCCACAATAGATGCATAGTGCACTTGCATAGTGGTGGCTACCTGTTGCAATAGAACACTGGCCTAAGTCCTAGGGAGAAATTGCATTCGACTCTCCCCCATCAGATGTGACATCAAATTTGACATCCCATAATTCACCCCCCCTTCCCTTGGCTGCCCTCTCGTTTGAAATTGAGGAGCTGCAACCGCTATTGCGCCGCcaaagaaattgaataattcaCTTCTCTTTAAGGTTCACAAATACTTTCCTAAAGtttgtattttccaaaataccgTTTATAATTCTATTTCTTTTGGTGTCACAGCTTAGCTACAGCCTGAGTAGCAGCTACATTTCGTTCTTCCAATAATATTGTCATCCTAGTTGCATATGGGcccttgataaaaaaaaaaaaaaaaaaaaggatatgcTAACGTAATCTCCTAGCACTATCTTTAGTTTTGGTGGTAGGTGATATATCACCTTCCATTGATTCCTTCCTTGATCATGTTGAATTTGAAATAAGAAACATAGCACATTCCTAGTAGTGTCTAACTAAAATAATGTGCTTAGGATCTCATCTAATTATAGAAATAGAATTAAATTTTCAAGTAAACCAAATGCTCGTTCAACAATGCAAAGTCTTGCAAAAGTAAACAAAAATTTGGGAATTAGGGAGATATGTATGACTTGATACAAAAATCCAACAAGAAAATATTCTTTATGGGTTGCCAAACTCGtcaaaatttttataaaatttctcGTTAACGTGTTGATTAAGTTTTAATAACAATGGTGACGAATTCAACCCTAATTATATTTCAAAGGTTGCAAGATGACGATTgaccccccctctctctctctctctctctctctctctctctctctctctctctctctgggtctCAGAACAACGGTCAAGAAGGCAATTATGTTTGGCTACCACAATAGTATATGATGGAAAATGACTTAAATTTTAAGAGAAGGCTAAAGATTTTGGGGAAGGTtctctgtgagagagagagagatggctaTCACAATATTATATAATGGAAAATGACTGTTAAGTTTTAAATTAAGGTAAATGATTTTTGGAgaaggtggagagagagagagatcttattACACTGTAACACATTTTCTTTTGTCATGTGAAGTGGTGATATAacaattctgattttgattgaatttgacaCACAAGCAAATGATCCCGATATTTACTTGTTCACAAAATTTCACCCGCATGacaagaaatatatattttttagtatATAATTTTTTACTACAAGCAAAGTAGAgagaatccccccccccccggcttTAAATGGATTGCTCTTACTTCCAATATTTAATTATACATTATATTACCATCCTTATCTTTCAAATGTTAGGATAAGCTCCCTTTATATATGCCTCCAGttggtaggaagatggaagtAATAAGGTGGGTCAGTCTGAACCCACCAAGTTTATGGGTTGTGCAGGTAGAGTCAGACCCCACCAATTTTACTCCTATTTAGGGTGGAAGTATAATCAGTGCTCTTAGGGCACTAAGGGTTGAAAATTAGGTTGAAAAATTAGCTATATAATCCCAACCAAttgcttccctttcttcccaTATAACAAGAAATTGGATGAATGGGGTGTCTTACAAAATTAGTGGATCATAGATGGCCACAACTATCACAACGCACAACTTCGTTGCACCCACTAAAATTATCAAGTGGCCCATTACCAGTTGACCCACATGGATGAGATAGACATCAATACCCCTTTTGCTTATTCAccgttgatttttttttttttttttttgagaaaaagaaattcCATGGTAGTAATCATAGGCTGAAGTCCTTATAAAGTAAAATTTTGCAAAATCAACGAGCGATGGCAGGGCATGTCGACTCAAACTCCACAACCAAAATTTTACTAGAAATATTAGTTCCTTTTTAGACAAATGAGGTCACAATCAAttctaaattaaattaaaaccgAATTGATTAGTGTTTTAGAACTTCATTTTTCATATGGCTAATATTAATTCAGTTTGAGTTGAAATTATCATGAATCTCAAGTTCAACTCCCCTTACCTCCTTGGGCCATTTTCATAGTTTCTATAGTTCTCATACGAGCTAACGTTAACCTGACTTACATGTGTGGATATGTACACATGCATCTAAAGGATTAGTCAAATCAAAGATCTGAACAGTCTCGTTAGctaaaaaaaactgaaatttgacataaataaaagatctcatccacGCACAATACACACTCGATTCTATTTGAACCTCAAATGTTCAGGTACCACTCATGAAGCGAATGAACCATTTTAAAGATAATAGCTAGTGATCTCCACATAGAGCTTTCAACTACTTTCTATTTAGTTTTGGTAAAGAAACTACCATCTCTAttgctcttttatttttaaagtattttagatattactgttaattatttttcttccaACCAAATAGATTTTCCCATCAAAACCTATTTAGTTCTAGAATCTTCATCTACACAAGTTGCTTACACTTGGTCACTTATTGGTAGACTTTAGGTTATTCATTTCTCTACCAAATTTTGTGTCAAAGAAGCTACTAGATTCTTTTCAATTAAACTCCATGATGCACCCGTTCCTGCTTCATGAAGGAGGATCAAGTTTTGGACCGAGTTTTCCCTCACCTATGGTAATAGTGGAATCATGAAATACCCCAAAGGAGGGATAGTTTCAACCCCAAAGAATAAGGAGTGGGAGTTGACAATGGGACAAGAGTCTTATTCCCATCACATGTGGTGAGGGGATTCTTCCTCCCACTAATcgtgaaggaaaattttgccCCTCTCCACCTGCCCTTCATAGGCTTTTGCTCGTTAACACTAAATTGCATGCTTGCACCCTCCCTAAGTGTTGCCTCTAAGTGGGTCTAGTCTTCTAGAGATAAGAAAGCATGGAAAACTTAGAAAGTGTTTACTTGTATATTTGAGCTAATGGATCCTTTGATTCTCCCTTATGCTTTTGAGGCACTAAGATTTTATCAAGTTGAACTTTGTGTACTTATATTCCaacaaagtgttttttttttctttttcaaggtatttttttgaaacaatgtTTGAGCTTTAGAAAGAGTAGCTAAAACTTGGTCTTGTATCAATGCAACATGGATGGGCTTATGTGTATGGGAATAAGTGTACCTTTCACAAGAACAGGTCGAGTATATCCGTAAAATTTATtctctaagggcccgtttgacaacgtttcttctgtttctgtttgaaaacatagtagaaacataaattttcgtttctagaaatagaaaca is a window from the Macadamia integrifolia cultivar HAES 741 chromosome 5, SCU_Mint_v3, whole genome shotgun sequence genome containing:
- the LOC122080332 gene encoding uncharacterized protein LOC122080332, producing MGFHQEPKNRVLASLLAILRLCTKPAKRLLSRNSGGEGGGREEMLRHHHPSHTQSPLNSPRRLLNKICNKAVPIKLKSRKGEEEDGHEFGDGGLWQKTILMGEKCQPPEFSGVIYYDHRGKLLSEPPRSPRASPYPSSIPLSPRLS